A part of Aegilops tauschii subsp. strangulata cultivar AL8/78 chromosome 2, Aet v6.0, whole genome shotgun sequence genomic DNA contains:
- the LOC109750743 gene encoding uncharacterized protein, with protein MQRVMEEEEEDEDGFMEDLDSENSEDEVEVPIPSAWDQDISTGLKINDGHETPWQYNMDQVQIGAMYDTKKKLKYAVIKWAMSTQRVLQTHISSPTNYTVKCVEKGCPGKVHGHVPKYEIHWVVTDVVPHNCVRKNLLVDRPNLTSTLIAQLMYIDIVEKKDMEAKHIQTAVKVRWNYNIPYGKAWRAKQKAMEESFGTFFDSYDNVVRLLDVLKERNPGTYVNVQHTRLLSIPGFKVLKRVFFSFAMCIEAFRHCPPVMFVDGTFLTGQYKGQILTAIGVDGNNQIIPLAMAFVEGENFPSWVWFFRQVKIAIVKDRPNMCVIPDRHAGILKAVKTLRNPTVDEPTPWKDLQSRWCMRHLGAKFFSQFKNKRLMNLFKKLCKQNQERKYQFIWSKLDEFTKKQVRARNGKRSATISNTHGGARGASLSL; from the coding sequence ATGCAGAGGGTgatggaggaagaggaagaggacgaggatGGATTTATGGAGGATCTGGATTCTGAAAATTCCGAGGATGAAGTGGAGGTACCCATTCCTTCTGCATGGGATCAGGACATATCAACCGGCCTTAAGATCAACGATGGTCATGAGACTCCATGGCAGTATAATATGGACCAAGTCCAGATAGGGGCTATGTATGATACGAAGAAAAAATTGAAGTATGCGGTGATAAAGTGGGCTATGTCTACGCAGAGGGTTTTGCAGACACACATATCAAGTCCAACAAACTACACCGTGAAGTGTGTTGAAAAAGGTTGTCCTGGGAAGGTCCACGGGCACGTGCCGAAGTATGAAATCCACTGGGTTGTCACTGATGTCGTCCCACATAATTGTGTGAGGAAAAACCTTCTGGTGGATCGTCCAAACCTGACTTCAACTCTCATTGCGCAACTCATGTATATTGAcatagtggagaagaaagatatGGAAGCAAAACACATCCAGACAGCAGTGAAGGTCAGATGGAATTATAACATTCCTTATGGGAAGGCTTGGAGGGCTAAACAGAAGGCTATGGAGGAAAGTTTTGGGACCTTCTTCGACTCATATGATAATGTTGTCCGTCTCCTGGACGTACTGAAGGAGAGGAATCCCGGCACTTATGTTAACGTACAACACACAAGGTTGCTGAGTATACCAGGTTTCAAGGTGCTGAAACGGGTATTCTTCTCTTTCGCTATGTGCATCGAAGCTTTCCGGCATTGTCCTCCTGTGATGTTTGTGGATGGTACATTCTTGACTGGTCAGTACAAAGGGCAAATCCTGACTGCCATTGGTGTGGATGGGAACAATCAAATCATCCCACTTGCCATGGCATTTGTGGAGGGTGAGAACTTTCCGAGCTGGGTATGGTTCTTCCGGCAAGTGAAAATTGCCATCGTGAAGGACCGACCAAACATGTGTGTCATTCCTGATAGGCATGCTGGTATATTAAAGGCTGTGAAGACACTAAGGAATCCAACAGTAGATGAACCAACACCTTGGAAGGATTTGCAGAGCCGGTGGTGCATGCGCCATCTTGGGGCTAAATTTTTCTCACAGTTCAAGAACAAGCGGTTGATGAACTTGTTTAAAAAATTATGCAAGCAGAACCAGGAGCGTAAATACCAATTTATTTGGTCAAAACTTGATGAGTTTACTAAGAAGCAGGTCCGTGCCAGAAATGGAAAAAGATCAGCAACAATTAGCAACACTCATGGCGGAGCTAGAGGAGCCAGTTTGTCTTTGTGA